CTTCGCTGTTACGCGCACTGGTGATGGTGCCGATGGCGTCTTCGCTTTCGAGCACAATGACTTCGCGGCCCTGCATGGCCAGCTTACGGGCGATGGCAAGCCCGATGACGCCTGCCCCAATGACGGCACAATCTACACGTTCGCTCATAACCTGGATCGGTCCTTGCTTTATTTCCCGAGCGGAGTGTGACCTTTGCGTATTGCCCGGTCAAGAAAATGGCTCACCGTAATGTGATCACTGTTTGAGTTGCCTTAAAGCGACAGCGAGGGCACCTTTGGTTGATGAGTAAAAACCGTATAAGCAATCTTGTTCTGGTGATTTTTGTTTTTCTTACCCTGGCTGGCGTCAGGGCCTGGGCGGCATCGTACCCTGATAGCTGGACTCTGGATTGGCCGAAAACGGATTTCAGCAATACCACTGTCGATTTAAGCGAGATCTTTTCCGGTGGCCCGGCCAAAGATGGGATTCCGTCCATCGATCAGCCTTCCTTCCTGCCGGTAACTGAAATTGATGATCTGGGCCCGCAGGAACCGGTCATCGCCTTACATGTCAACGGCGAGGCCCGGGCTTATCCTTTGCGCATTTTGATGTGGCATGAAATCGTCAATGACAGCATTGGCGGCGTGCCGGTGACGGTGACCTATTGTCCGCTTTGTAATTCATCCATCGTTTTTGAGCGTGAGCTGGACGGCGTGGTTCTCGATTTCGGAACCACCGGCAAATTACGCAACAGCGATCTGGTCATGTATGACCGACAAACAGAATCCTGGTGGCAACAGTTTCTCGGGCAAGGGATTGTCGGTTCGATGACCGGCAAGGTCTTAAAAGTCATACCGTCGCGGATGGAATCATTCGAGCGCTTCAAAAAACGCGCACCTTACGGCAAGGTGCTGGTTCCGAATTCCCCGCATATGCGTAGTTACGGGGCCAATCCTTATGTCGGTTATGACAGCCGGGATACGCCTTACGGTTTCTTCCGCGGTGAAATGCCCGAAGGTATCGAGGCCATGGTTCGGGTTATCGTTGTAAACGGCGAAGCCTGGAGTCTGCCATTGCTGAGCAACGCCGGTGTTATCAACGCCGGTGATGGTCTGGAAATCAGCTGGCAGGCCGGGCAAAATTCCGCCCTGGACAGTCGTGTCATTGCCAACGGCCGCGATGTAGGCAATATCGTCGTGCGTCAGCGTCAGGGTGATAAATGGCAGGACGTCGCCCACGACATTACCTTCGCCTTCGTCTTCCACGCCTTTCATCCCAAGGGTGTTATTCATCAGTAAGACGACCACAGCGTTTGCCAGCACCTGAATGCCGGATTAAAATTTTCTAAATTCTCAAGTGATTCGGCAGGGGCCATGATTTCCACATGACATCCAAACGCGCACACGTCATCGTTACGGGTAATGAGAAGGGCGGCAGTGGCAAGTCGACGACGGCCATGCATCTGGTCATCGGGCTGTTGCGAGACGAGCGTCGGGTCGCCGCTATTGATCTGGACGCCCGTCAGGGGACGCTGACCAACTACTTGGGCAATCGCCAGCGCTTTATAGATGACAAGGGTATGGCATTGCCAATGCCGGAATTCAGGGTTATCGAGCACAGCGCCGACCTCAACCGTGACACCGCCGAAATTGATGACGAGAAGGCCCTGGATGAAGCCATTGGGGATCTGTCGCAAAACCACGATGTCATCGTTATCGATACTCCCGGCGCTGACAGCATTCTGACCCGGCTCGGTCATTCCTTTGCCGATACCCTGATCACGCCCTTGAACGACAGTTTTATCGATCTGGATGTGCTGGCCCGGGTTGACCCGGTCAGCCTGAAAATCCAGAACCCCAGTCATTATTCGGAAATGGTATGGCAACAGAAAATGCGCCGGGCCCAGCGCGATGGCGGTTCTACCGACTGGATTGTCATGCGTAACCGCCTAAGCCATGTGGACGCCCGCAACAAACGCGAAGTCGAGCGTCTGCTAGGTGAGTTGGCAGCGCGGGTTGGCTTCAGGCAGGTCGCCGGGTTCGGCGAGCGGGTGATCTACCGGGAATTGTTTCTTGCCGGTTTGACCATGATGGATATCATCGACGTTTTAGGCCCTGATAGCCTGACCATGTCGCACCTGTCGGCGCGTCAGGAAGTGCGCGGGCTGATCGACGCTATCGGGCTGCCGTAATCATTTTCCGTAATCATTACCAGTCCTTGCCGGTCAGCAGTTTCCAGGCGTTCCGGTAGGCGATGTCGTGTTTGGCCGGCTCGGGCAGGTCGCGGACGATGCGCCTGAAATTATCCACCTTCTGCCTCAGGAAAACGGGCAGGGGCGGGCGACCGCCGCCGTAATCCGTGGCGAACACGAAGCGCTTCGAGAAATCGCCGAGAATGGCCCGCCATTCCGGCTTGAGCGTGTCGCTCTGATGGCCCGGGCCGCCTTTCCACAGCGTCGTGTCACCGGTTAGCGTGGCCTTGTTATCCTTGCCGGCGCAGCGGTACTTGCGGTTAGGCTGGCCGTTGGCGAGGTCGAAATAGAGGTTCGCATGGCGTGACAGCAGGCGACGGACGTACGCCGGGGTGAAGCGCTTCTGCTTTTCCGGGTGGCGGATTTGGGCGAAGTGGGCGACGATCACCTTGGCCCCAGGGTAGTCCTTTAACATTTCCTCGAGCTCCTCCAGGGGCCTGTCCTCGGCCTCCAGATGGATGACGAAGGGCACACTGGTCAACGCGGCCAGGGTGAACAGGCGGCGGCCGTTTTTGCCGTTCAGGGGGATGTCGACGTTACGGTCGCGGCGCTTGTCCCTGCACTGGCTGGACGACATGTAGTGGCGAAATTCCAACTCACCCATGTGGGCATAGACGCCGGCGCGAACATATCTTTCCATTTGGTCGATGAAATGTTTTTCCGAGCCACCTTTTTGCCTTGCCCAGTTGGGGTTGGTGCCGGCGTTGGCGGTGGGGATGAAGCGTTCGGGATACTTGTTGACCAGTTCGTGGATGTAGAAGCTCCAGCGGTAGCCATCGGAGCCGTCTTTCGGGCGCTGGTAACCATCGGCGGCGATCAGCGCCACGCCCAGTTCGTCCATGGTGTCGAAGACGCCGGGAATATAATCGACGACCTGTCCGGACTGGATGCTGGTTTCCATGTCGATCTTCGGCAATTTCCCCTGATCGAGCATGGTCTGGACGCGCCCGCGCCACAGGGTCTCCAGTTCGGCCCGGCTATGTATCAGGTCGATGGGTTCAGCGGCATGGGATAAGGTGGTGAGGGAAAGCAGGACAAACAGCGTGAGCCTCAAAAGCATCATCGTGATCTCCCGGAGATCCTTAAGCTGTTATTGACGCCGCTACTGTGGGCCGGGTGCAGCCGCTCGTCAAACCACTTCGATCGTCGTGGTTTCGCCGAAGCCGCCCTTGATCAGGTTTTTCGCATGACAGATCATGTTCTGACCTTCCATGCCTTTGATAAAAAAGACGTGACTGCCGCTTGTGCGCTCGCAGGTGACGAAGTTATGCAGGCCATATCTGACCAGAAAGTTTTGTTCTTTATTCATTTTATTATCCTTAGGTGTTCAAGTGCTCTTAAACCGGCGCTTTAAGCGCCATGGTAGCGAGCGAATGTTAAATTTTTGTAAAACGCAGAAACAGCAAAGGCAGCGAGGGTAAGTCGCGCCGGATACCATCTTCATGCTGAAAAATGAGAGGTCGAAGAAATAACCGCTGACGGTCAGCCCACTTTCTTCGTGTTGTTATTTG
This genomic window from Rhodospirillaceae bacterium contains:
- a CDS encoding DUF3179 domain-containing protein, with protein sequence MSKNRISNLVLVIFVFLTLAGVRAWAASYPDSWTLDWPKTDFSNTTVDLSEIFSGGPAKDGIPSIDQPSFLPVTEIDDLGPQEPVIALHVNGEARAYPLRILMWHEIVNDSIGGVPVTVTYCPLCNSSIVFERELDGVVLDFGTTGKLRNSDLVMYDRQTESWWQQFLGQGIVGSMTGKVLKVIPSRMESFERFKKRAPYGKVLVPNSPHMRSYGANPYVGYDSRDTPYGFFRGEMPEGIEAMVRVIVVNGEAWSLPLLSNAGVINAGDGLEISWQAGQNSALDSRVIANGRDVGNIVVRQRQGDKWQDVAHDITFAFVFHAFHPKGVIHQ
- a CDS encoding AAA family ATPase produces the protein MTSKRAHVIVTGNEKGGSGKSTTAMHLVIGLLRDERRVAAIDLDARQGTLTNYLGNRQRFIDDKGMALPMPEFRVIEHSADLNRDTAEIDDEKALDEAIGDLSQNHDVIVIDTPGADSILTRLGHSFADTLITPLNDSFIDLDVLARVDPVSLKIQNPSHYSEMVWQQKMRRAQRDGGSTDWIVMRNRLSHVDARNKREVERLLGELAARVGFRQVAGFGERVIYRELFLAGLTMMDIIDVLGPDSLTMSHLSARQEVRGLIDAIGLP
- a CDS encoding amidohydrolase family protein, producing MMLLRLTLFVLLSLTTLSHAAEPIDLIHSRAELETLWRGRVQTMLDQGKLPKIDMETSIQSGQVVDYIPGVFDTMDELGVALIAADGYQRPKDGSDGYRWSFYIHELVNKYPERFIPTANAGTNPNWARQKGGSEKHFIDQMERYVRAGVYAHMGELEFRHYMSSSQCRDKRRDRNVDIPLNGKNGRRLFTLAALTSVPFVIHLEAEDRPLEELEEMLKDYPGAKVIVAHFAQIRHPEKQKRFTPAYVRRLLSRHANLYFDLANGQPNRKYRCAGKDNKATLTGDTTLWKGGPGHQSDTLKPEWRAILGDFSKRFVFATDYGGGRPPLPVFLRQKVDNFRRIVRDLPEPAKHDIAYRNAWKLLTGKDW